From Vibrio tritonius, the proteins below share one genomic window:
- the yicI gene encoding alpha-xylosidase, which yields MKISDGNWLIQKGLDITNPLHIHSFIYDNDQLVVYVSPKDMNYRANQLDAPLFTVTFSSPREGVIGVRYEHFLGLKPVGPNYHLYKESVASHFEENDEYGVFGSGDLTVKIYRDLWHLEFYSGAKKLTSSSPKSSGYIEDNNQDKRFMYERLDLGVGELVYGLGERFTSFLKNGQTVDIWNRDGGTSTEQAYKNIPFYLTNRGYGVYVNHPEKVSFEVASEKVSKVQFSVENESLEYFVIDGPTPKKVLRRYTSLTGKPALPPAWTFGLWLTTSFTTDYDEQTVSGFIEGMAQRNIPLHVFHFDCFWMKPFQWCDFEWDPNTFPDPHGMLQRLKGKGLKICVWINPYIGQKSPLFRIGMDNGYLLTKPNGSVWQWDKWQPGLAIVDFTNPEAAQWYCTHLERLMDMGVDCFKTDFGERIPTDVVWHDGADPDKMHNYYAFLYNKIVYQCIQKKRGDDDAVLFARSAAVGAQQFPVHWGGDCYANYESMAESLRGGLSIGLSGFGFWSHDIGGFEDTAPADVYKRWCAFGLLSSHSRLHGSKSYRVPWLYDEEACDVVRYFTQLKCQLMPYLYTQAKQTAQFGYPLMRAMMLEFPEDPTCSFLDQQYMLGDSLLVAPVFSTDGKVQYYLPKGEWTHLLNKTSRKAGWHTEEYGFMSLPLFVRQNTLLAKGACDDKTDYDFCHNVTIELYALQQSAQAHCQLVDRHGKPRFTLEAIRNSNEIHFVSSGESNNYRVALINQAVEAVIDTKGCDLDVSAGCLYLIPRYQKFSVKFKQR from the coding sequence ATGAAAATTAGTGATGGAAACTGGCTAATTCAAAAAGGGTTAGACATTACCAATCCACTGCACATACATAGCTTTATATATGATAATGATCAACTCGTTGTGTACGTGTCTCCAAAAGACATGAATTATCGAGCTAATCAGTTGGATGCTCCGCTTTTTACTGTCACGTTTAGTTCGCCGCGAGAAGGTGTAATAGGTGTGCGGTATGAGCACTTTCTGGGTTTAAAACCAGTAGGCCCTAATTATCATCTTTATAAAGAAAGTGTAGCGTCACATTTTGAAGAAAACGATGAATACGGCGTTTTTGGTTCTGGTGACTTAACGGTAAAAATTTATCGCGATCTTTGGCATCTAGAGTTTTATTCTGGGGCAAAAAAATTAACCAGTAGTAGTCCGAAATCATCTGGGTACATTGAAGACAACAATCAAGATAAAAGGTTTATGTACGAGCGGCTAGATTTGGGGGTAGGTGAGTTAGTTTATGGTTTAGGTGAGCGGTTTACTTCTTTTCTTAAGAATGGCCAAACGGTCGATATTTGGAATAGAGATGGTGGAACCAGTACCGAACAAGCTTACAAAAACATACCATTTTATTTAACCAATCGCGGCTATGGTGTCTATGTAAATCATCCGGAAAAAGTCTCATTTGAAGTCGCTTCTGAAAAAGTGTCAAAAGTACAATTTAGCGTTGAAAATGAATCACTGGAATATTTTGTTATTGATGGTCCCACTCCCAAAAAGGTGTTAAGACGTTACACTTCGCTTACTGGCAAACCCGCATTACCTCCGGCATGGACATTTGGTTTGTGGTTAACGACCTCATTCACAACTGATTACGATGAACAAACAGTGAGTGGTTTTATTGAAGGAATGGCTCAACGTAATATTCCATTGCATGTTTTCCACTTTGATTGCTTCTGGATGAAACCATTTCAATGGTGTGATTTTGAATGGGACCCTAACACTTTTCCAGATCCTCACGGAATGCTGCAGCGGCTAAAAGGCAAAGGGCTAAAGATTTGCGTTTGGATTAACCCTTACATTGGACAAAAGTCTCCGCTGTTTCGTATTGGAATGGACAACGGGTATTTGTTAACCAAGCCTAACGGTTCTGTTTGGCAATGGGATAAGTGGCAGCCGGGTCTGGCAATCGTGGATTTTACTAATCCAGAGGCAGCACAATGGTATTGTACTCACCTTGAGCGCTTAATGGATATGGGGGTTGATTGCTTTAAGACGGATTTTGGTGAAAGAATTCCAACCGATGTAGTTTGGCATGATGGGGCTGACCCAGACAAAATGCACAATTATTATGCCTTTTTGTACAACAAGATAGTTTATCAATGTATTCAAAAGAAGCGTGGTGATGACGATGCAGTATTGTTTGCTCGATCTGCTGCAGTAGGAGCACAGCAATTCCCGGTACATTGGGGTGGGGACTGTTACGCCAATTATGAGTCCATGGCGGAAAGTCTACGTGGTGGATTATCGATCGGTTTATCGGGATTTGGCTTTTGGAGTCATGATATCGGGGGATTTGAAGATACTGCGCCCGCAGATGTCTACAAACGCTGGTGTGCGTTTGGGCTTCTTTCTAGCCATAGTCGATTACATGGTAGTAAATCCTACCGTGTTCCATGGTTATATGATGAAGAGGCCTGTGACGTTGTGCGTTACTTTACTCAACTTAAATGTCAACTTATGCCTTATCTCTATACGCAAGCCAAACAAACAGCGCAATTCGGTTATCCGTTAATGCGTGCGATGATGTTGGAATTTCCAGAGGATCCAACGTGTAGTTTTCTCGACCAACAGTACATGTTGGGTGACTCATTGTTAGTAGCTCCTGTTTTTTCAACTGATGGCAAGGTTCAATACTATTTACCCAAAGGAGAGTGGACCCATCTGTTAAACAAAACATCGCGCAAGGCGGGTTGGCATACAGAAGAATATGGTTTTATGAGTTTGCCGTTATTTGTGAGACAAAATACACTACTCGCAAAAGGCGCCTGCGATGATAAAACGGATTATGATTTTTGTCATAATGTTACAATTGAACTCTATGCCCTTCAGCAGAGCGCTCAAGCGCATTGCCAGTTAGTGGATAGGCATGGTAAGCCAAGATTTACTTTGGAGGCCATCCGAAACAGCAACGAGATTCACTTTGTCTCTTCTGGTGAATCGAATAATTACCGAGTAGCTTTGATTAATCAGGCTGTCGAAGCGGTAATTGACACAAAGGGATGCGACCTCGATGTAAGTGCTGGGTGTCTATACCTTATTCCTCGATACCAGAAATTCTCGGTAAAATTTAAGCAAAGGTAG
- a CDS encoding glycoside-pentoside-hexuronide (GPH):cation symporter, translated as MKMNVLSKTEKIGYGLGDAASHIIFDNIMMYMMFFYTDVFGLNAAFVGTMFLGARVLDAISDPAMGLVSDRTKSRWGKFRPYLLFAPVPFAVSCVLTYTVPDLSMMAKMFYASATYILMTLMYTIVNIPYCALGGVITAEPEQRISLQSYRFVISTAGGMISTVLMLPLVKWIGGDDQVWGYQGAIIVLSVVATILFFICFATTHERIETKADSEPGTARQDLVDILRNDQWRVVGVLTILNIMAVAIRGGSMMYYVTYILGRPEIFAYFLATYSVGNMFGSALAKPLTKNYCKVYVFFWTNILLAVVSSLMFFVPMSAMTIMFIFILVIGILHQLVTPIQWVMMSDTVDYGEWKYGKRLTGVSFAGTLFVLKLGLALAGAVIGWLLAYTGYQSGAAVQNSTAATSIVILFTLLPAICYLVSGFVVSKYYVLTDAKLMTIMSELEMGSKNKPTDFVAQPPVDHDVMIEGK; from the coding sequence ATGAAAATGAATGTCCTAAGCAAAACAGAAAAAATAGGATATGGGTTAGGTGATGCCGCCAGCCATATTATTTTTGATAATATTATGATGTATATGATGTTTTTTTATACAGATGTGTTTGGTCTCAATGCTGCATTTGTTGGAACGATGTTCCTCGGAGCGAGAGTTTTGGATGCCATATCAGATCCTGCTATGGGGTTAGTTTCAGATAGAACTAAAAGTCGTTGGGGTAAATTTAGGCCGTATTTGTTATTTGCTCCTGTCCCTTTTGCGGTTAGTTGTGTCTTGACTTACACCGTGCCAGATTTATCGATGATGGCAAAAATGTTCTATGCCTCAGCCACTTATATTTTGATGACTCTGATGTATACAATTGTCAATATTCCCTACTGTGCTTTAGGTGGAGTGATTACCGCTGAGCCAGAACAACGGATTTCACTACAATCATACCGATTTGTGATTTCAACTGCAGGAGGGATGATCAGCACGGTGTTAATGTTGCCTCTTGTTAAATGGATTGGTGGTGATGATCAGGTTTGGGGGTATCAGGGCGCGATTATTGTGCTCTCTGTTGTTGCAACAATACTGTTTTTCATTTGTTTTGCTACAACTCATGAACGGATTGAAACCAAAGCTGATTCCGAACCGGGTACGGCTCGCCAGGACCTGGTGGATATTTTAAGAAATGATCAGTGGCGTGTTGTGGGGGTGTTAACCATTCTTAACATCATGGCAGTCGCGATTCGCGGTGGTTCAATGATGTATTACGTAACGTATATTCTGGGAAGACCTGAAATCTTCGCCTATTTTTTAGCCACGTATTCTGTAGGTAATATGTTCGGCAGTGCTTTGGCAAAACCACTCACCAAAAATTATTGCAAAGTGTACGTTTTTTTCTGGACCAATATTCTTCTAGCTGTAGTCAGTAGTCTTATGTTTTTTGTGCCAATGAGCGCAATGACTATCATGTTTATATTCATTTTGGTCATTGGCATATTGCATCAATTGGTTACTCCAATTCAGTGGGTAATGATGTCTGACACGGTCGATTATGGTGAATGGAAATATGGAAAACGCTTAACTGGTGTTAGTTTTGCAGGTACGTTATTTGTGCTTAAACTCGGACTTGCATTAGCCGGAGCAGTCATTGGCTGGTTATTGGCGTATACAGGCTATCAATCCGGCGCTGCGGTTCAAAATTCTACAGCAGCAACTTCCATTGTTATTTTATTTACTTTGTTGCCCGCTATTTGCTATCTGGTTAGTGGTTTCGTTGTGTCTAAATATTACGTTCTTACTGATGCAAAATTAATGACGATTATGTCCGAACTGGAAATGGGTAGTAAAAATAAACCGACAGATTTTGTTGCTCAACCTCCAGTTGATCATGATGTAATGATAGAGGGGAAATAG
- a CDS encoding universal stress protein, giving the protein MSYQHILVAVDLSESSQTLLEKAAVQATQNHAKLSIVYVDVDHIISDPKAERDYHQKLDNLASHCDYPIENTLVVIGELHMKIAGLVKSEAVDLVICGHHHSWIDRIFSSVPKLANNVDADLLVVYLPK; this is encoded by the coding sequence ATGAGCTATCAACATATTTTAGTTGCCGTCGATTTATCAGAATCGTCCCAAACTTTATTAGAAAAGGCCGCTGTTCAAGCAACACAAAACCATGCCAAATTGTCGATTGTTTATGTGGACGTTGATCATATTATCAGTGATCCCAAAGCTGAGCGTGATTACCATCAGAAATTAGACAACCTCGCTTCTCACTGTGATTATCCTATCGAAAACACCTTAGTCGTCATTGGTGAGCTTCACATGAAAATTGCAGGTTTAGTAAAATCCGAAGCGGTTGACCTAGTTATTTGTGGGCATCACCATAGCTGGATCGATCGCATATTCAGCTCGGTACCTAAACTTGCCAACAACGTCGATGCTGATTTATTGGTGGTCTATCTACCGAAATAA
- a CDS encoding DOPA 4,5-dioxygenase family protein: protein MTQYPSNDYSHYHAHIYFDATTLTQATALIEQAGESFPVKVGRVHQKLVGPHPNWSCQLAFEHTIYDTLIPWLEANRAQLTVLIHGLTDNEYKDHTEHLFWLGESKQLDLSVFNRNHS from the coding sequence ATGACACAGTATCCATCGAATGACTATTCGCACTATCATGCCCATATCTACTTTGATGCCACAACGTTAACTCAAGCGACAGCTTTAATTGAACAAGCTGGCGAAAGCTTTCCGGTTAAGGTCGGTCGAGTGCATCAAAAACTCGTTGGGCCTCATCCCAATTGGAGCTGTCAACTCGCCTTTGAACACACCATTTATGACACGCTTATTCCTTGGCTTGAAGCCAACCGAGCACAACTCACTGTGTTGATTCACGGCTTAACCGACAATGAATATAAAGACCATACCGAGCATTTGTTCTGGCTCGGAGAGAGTAAACAGCTCGATTTATCGGTGTTTAATAGAAACCACTCATAA